In Chelmon rostratus isolate fCheRos1 chromosome 20, fCheRos1.pri, whole genome shotgun sequence, a single window of DNA contains:
- the map3k8 gene encoding mitogen-activated protein kinase kinase kinase 8 isoform X1, which yields MSEQHKSSIKMDYKYDNGVELLLAHMNIEDIINATETLYQLEEVEEEEEEGGLSFEEEGLSHEEMDENEEAEDSGSHQKDCVDGVGGVRYGTVTDLLAFVNLLSSMQAAALERLPEEMGVLLNKKYMVAKKGRYKINMDVLLFPWKLTYKNPGPGLVPKGSFGKVHLAQDTATRKRMACKLIPMEHFKAADVEFQARFHHDNIAELYGALLYDQSVHLFMEAGEGGSVLEKLDSCGPMREFEIIWVTQQVLRGLEYLHSHNVIHHDIKPSNIVLMSNKAVLVDFGLTVQMTEDMYIPRDLRGTEMYMSPELVLCRGHNTKADIYSLGTTIIHMQTGSAPWVRRYPRTAYPSYLYIIHKQAPPLEDIAEDCSLAMRSFLERALERNPALRSTASELLKDEAINPPKEDQPRCWSLDSALEEVTHTMLRQQNQHHDATQESSLYSEDSGHTRRKGSLYIDLGALSGYCKLVTGPPTSEYG from the exons ATG AGCGAGCAACACAAGTCAAGCATCAAGATGGATTACAAATATGATAATGGAGTAGAACTGCTGCTGGCTCACATGAATATAGAGGACATCATCAACGCTACGGAGACTCTGTATCAGCTTgaagaagtggaggaggaggaggaggaaggaggcctGTCATTTGAAGAAGAAGGGCTCTCCCATGAGGAGATGGATGAGAACGAGGAGGCTGAGGACTCGGGGAGTCACCAGAAGGACTGTGTTGATGGGGTTGGTGGTGTTCGGTACGGGACGGTGACGGACCTCCTGGCCTTTGTCAACCTGCTCTCCAGCATGCAGGCAGCAGCCCTGGAGCGCCTGCCTGAGGAGATGGGAGTCCTGCTGAACAAG AAGTACATGGTTGCAAAAAAAGGCCGCTACAAGATCAACATGGACGTGCTCCTGTTTCCATGGAAATTGACCTACAAGAATCCTGGCCCTGGCCTCGTGCCTAAAGGCTCATTTGGGAAAGTCCACTTGGCCCAGGACACCGCCACTAGGAAGAGAATGGCTTGCAAACTG ATCCCCATGGAGCACTTTAAAGCAGCCGACGTGGAATTCCAAGCCCGGTTCCACCATGATAACATTGCTGAGCTCTACGGTGCTCTGCTTTACGACCAGAGTGTCCACCTGTTCATGGAGGCCGGAGAGGGCGGTTCCGTCCTGGAGAAGCTGGACAGCTGTGGGCCCATGAGGGAGTTCGAAATCATATGGGTGACCCAGCAGGTCCTGCGGGGCCTGGAGTACCTGCACTCGCACAACGTCATCCACCACGACATCAAAC CTAGTAACATTGTCCTGATGTCAAACAAGGCAGTGCTGGTGGACTTTGGCCTGACGGTGCAGATGACAGAGGACATGTACATTCCCAGAGACCTGAGAGGAACAGAG ATGTATATGAGTCCAGAGCTGGTTCTGTGTCGAGGACATAATACTAAGGCAGACATCTACAGCCTGGGCACCACCATCATTCACATGCAGACTGGTAGCGCTCCATGGGTCCGGAGATACCCGCGCACTGCCTACCCATCTTACCTCTACATT ATCCACAAACAGGCCCCACCTCTGGAGGACATAGCGGAGGACTGCAGTCTGGCCATGCGCTCCTTCCTGGAGCGCGCCCTGGAGAGGAATCCTGCTCTGCGCAGCACGGCGTCCGAGCTGCTCAAGGATGAGGCCATCAACCCGCCCAAGGAGGATCAGCCACGCTGCTGGAGCCTTGACTCAGCCCTGGAGGAGGTCACCCACACCATGCTACGGCAGCAGAACCAGCACCACGACGCCACACAGG AATCTTCTCTGTACTCTGAGGACTCTGGCCACACAAGGAGAAAGGGCTCCTTGTACATTGACTTGGGGGCCTTGTCAGGTTACTGTAAACTGGTGACAGGCCCCCCTACTTCAGAATATGGCTAG
- the map3k8 gene encoding mitogen-activated protein kinase kinase kinase 8 isoform X2 → MDYKYDNGVELLLAHMNIEDIINATETLYQLEEVEEEEEEGGLSFEEEGLSHEEMDENEEAEDSGSHQKDCVDGVGGVRYGTVTDLLAFVNLLSSMQAAALERLPEEMGVLLNKKYMVAKKGRYKINMDVLLFPWKLTYKNPGPGLVPKGSFGKVHLAQDTATRKRMACKLIPMEHFKAADVEFQARFHHDNIAELYGALLYDQSVHLFMEAGEGGSVLEKLDSCGPMREFEIIWVTQQVLRGLEYLHSHNVIHHDIKPSNIVLMSNKAVLVDFGLTVQMTEDMYIPRDLRGTEMYMSPELVLCRGHNTKADIYSLGTTIIHMQTGSAPWVRRYPRTAYPSYLYIIHKQAPPLEDIAEDCSLAMRSFLERALERNPALRSTASELLKDEAINPPKEDQPRCWSLDSALEEVTHTMLRQQNQHHDATQESSLYSEDSGHTRRKGSLYIDLGALSGYCKLVTGPPTSEYG, encoded by the exons ATGGATTACAAATATGATAATGGAGTAGAACTGCTGCTGGCTCACATGAATATAGAGGACATCATCAACGCTACGGAGACTCTGTATCAGCTTgaagaagtggaggaggaggaggaggaaggaggcctGTCATTTGAAGAAGAAGGGCTCTCCCATGAGGAGATGGATGAGAACGAGGAGGCTGAGGACTCGGGGAGTCACCAGAAGGACTGTGTTGATGGGGTTGGTGGTGTTCGGTACGGGACGGTGACGGACCTCCTGGCCTTTGTCAACCTGCTCTCCAGCATGCAGGCAGCAGCCCTGGAGCGCCTGCCTGAGGAGATGGGAGTCCTGCTGAACAAG AAGTACATGGTTGCAAAAAAAGGCCGCTACAAGATCAACATGGACGTGCTCCTGTTTCCATGGAAATTGACCTACAAGAATCCTGGCCCTGGCCTCGTGCCTAAAGGCTCATTTGGGAAAGTCCACTTGGCCCAGGACACCGCCACTAGGAAGAGAATGGCTTGCAAACTG ATCCCCATGGAGCACTTTAAAGCAGCCGACGTGGAATTCCAAGCCCGGTTCCACCATGATAACATTGCTGAGCTCTACGGTGCTCTGCTTTACGACCAGAGTGTCCACCTGTTCATGGAGGCCGGAGAGGGCGGTTCCGTCCTGGAGAAGCTGGACAGCTGTGGGCCCATGAGGGAGTTCGAAATCATATGGGTGACCCAGCAGGTCCTGCGGGGCCTGGAGTACCTGCACTCGCACAACGTCATCCACCACGACATCAAAC CTAGTAACATTGTCCTGATGTCAAACAAGGCAGTGCTGGTGGACTTTGGCCTGACGGTGCAGATGACAGAGGACATGTACATTCCCAGAGACCTGAGAGGAACAGAG ATGTATATGAGTCCAGAGCTGGTTCTGTGTCGAGGACATAATACTAAGGCAGACATCTACAGCCTGGGCACCACCATCATTCACATGCAGACTGGTAGCGCTCCATGGGTCCGGAGATACCCGCGCACTGCCTACCCATCTTACCTCTACATT ATCCACAAACAGGCCCCACCTCTGGAGGACATAGCGGAGGACTGCAGTCTGGCCATGCGCTCCTTCCTGGAGCGCGCCCTGGAGAGGAATCCTGCTCTGCGCAGCACGGCGTCCGAGCTGCTCAAGGATGAGGCCATCAACCCGCCCAAGGAGGATCAGCCACGCTGCTGGAGCCTTGACTCAGCCCTGGAGGAGGTCACCCACACCATGCTACGGCAGCAGAACCAGCACCACGACGCCACACAGG AATCTTCTCTGTACTCTGAGGACTCTGGCCACACAAGGAGAAAGGGCTCCTTGTACATTGACTTGGGGGCCTTGTCAGGTTACTGTAAACTGGTGACAGGCCCCCCTACTTCAGAATATGGCTAG